The proteins below come from a single Gammaproteobacteria bacterium genomic window:
- a CDS encoding TIGR04211 family SH3 domain-containing protein, whose product MTKLIFSSLFISLFIISPATATAAEGGSKYVSDEIIILLRAGPSNKHKILKNLKSGDKVEATGVEEGEYSQIRVGDQEGWALSRHLSAKPAAKFLLDRNQKKLESLEEKYSDLQQQLKDLETENQTLKETLASTTDEKTKMVEELSHLRDVAAKPLELSNVNKDLTMQAVSLENQVEMMKQEIQVLRNDSDKQWFLTGAGVILLGLLVGMVIPKFRRHRRSDWSSL is encoded by the coding sequence ATGACAAAATTAATTTTCAGCAGCCTTTTTATCAGCCTCTTTATCATTTCCCCCGCCACAGCGACTGCGGCAGAGGGCGGTAGTAAATACGTGAGCGACGAAATAATTATTCTGCTACGTGCCGGTCCCAGCAATAAACACAAAATACTAAAAAACCTGAAAAGCGGTGACAAAGTAGAGGCAACCGGTGTTGAGGAAGGTGAGTACAGTCAAATTCGCGTGGGTGACCAGGAGGGCTGGGCCTTGAGCCGTCACTTATCTGCCAAACCGGCTGCCAAATTTCTTTTAGACCGGAATCAGAAAAAACTTGAATCATTGGAAGAAAAATACAGTGATTTGCAACAACAGCTCAAAGACCTGGAAACCGAAAATCAGACCTTAAAAGAAACCTTAGCGTCTACAACCGATGAAAAGACCAAAATGGTCGAAGAATTGAGTCACTTACGCGATGTGGCCGCCAAACCCCTGGAACTATCCAATGTGAACAAAGACCTGACCATGCAAGCGGTTTCTCTGGAAAATCAGGTTGAAATGATGAAACAAGAAATTCAGGTATTGCGCAATGATTCCGACAAGCAGTGGTTTCTCACCGGCGCCGGGGTAATCTTACTTGGCTTGTTGGTGGGGATGGTCATTCCCAAATTTCGACGCCATCGACGCTCCGACTGGTCCAGTCTGTAA
- a CDS encoding ABC transporter ATP-binding protein, translating to MKPLLELKQIRCCYQGNTIVDNLSLHVNHGNLVCLLGPSGCGKTTVLRAIAGFEPVFSGEIRMGGQLLSKSGFTLPPEKRRQGMVFQDYALFPHMTVFQNVCFGIRHQPKEEQQTTGRHMLELVGMDGFQHRYPHELSGGQQQRIALARSLAAKPDLILMDEPFSSLDPDIRESLRLEVRQILKQEGVTGILVTHDQDEAFALGDQIGVMKNGEILQWDTPFNLYHEPVDKFVARFIGQGVFLPGTMLSPDTIETELGVLKGDRAYKWRPGTAVQILLRPDDVISDAGSALSAEITQKAFKGAEILYTLRLPTGSNILSLFSSHENHEIGDKVGISVDMHHMVAFAAQQRPTDLP from the coding sequence ATGAAACCTTTATTGGAACTTAAACAAATTCGCTGTTGCTATCAAGGCAACACCATCGTCGACAATCTTTCTTTACACGTCAATCATGGCAACCTGGTGTGCCTTTTGGGACCCAGCGGCTGTGGTAAAACCACGGTACTCAGAGCTATCGCAGGGTTTGAACCGGTATTTTCCGGCGAAATCCGCATGGGTGGCCAATTGTTATCCAAGAGCGGTTTCACGCTACCCCCTGAAAAACGGCGCCAGGGAATGGTATTTCAAGACTATGCCCTGTTCCCTCATATGACGGTGTTTCAGAATGTCTGCTTTGGTATTCGCCATCAACCCAAAGAAGAACAACAAACAACCGGTCGGCATATGTTAGAACTGGTGGGTATGGACGGATTTCAACATCGTTACCCCCATGAACTCTCAGGCGGGCAACAACAGCGTATTGCTTTGGCTCGATCCCTGGCAGCAAAACCCGATTTAATCCTAATGGATGAACCTTTTTCCAGCCTGGACCCGGACATTCGGGAAAGCCTTCGACTTGAAGTGCGCCAAATTCTAAAGCAAGAAGGTGTCACCGGCATCCTGGTCACCCATGACCAAGATGAAGCATTTGCTCTGGGAGATCAGATTGGAGTAATGAAAAACGGCGAAATTCTACAATGGGACACCCCGTTCAATTTATATCACGAACCTGTGGATAAATTTGTGGCTCGCTTTATCGGTCAAGGGGTATTTTTACCAGGGACAATGTTGTCGCCGGATACCATTGAAACTGAACTGGGAGTACTGAAAGGGGATCGCGCCTATAAGTGGCGACCTGGAACCGCCGTGCAAATCTTATTACGGCCGGACGATGTCATTTCTGATGCAGGCAGTGCCCTATCTGCAGAAATAACTCAAAAAGCCTTTAAAGGTGCAGAAATTCTTTACACGCTGCGCCTTCCCACCGGTTCAAATATTCTGTCTTTATTTTCCAGCCATGAAAACCATGAAATCGGTGACAAAGTGGGCATCAGTGTGGACATGCACCACATGGTAGCGTTTGCGGCACAACAAAGGCCAACAGACCTGCCGTAA
- a CDS encoding c-type cytochrome — protein sequence MIKRISMIATVLSLLVFSGGAISQPIAGGMKPGEGNAKAGKTKSELCHGCHGVDGISIDPTTYPNLAGQYAGYIFKQVQDFQLGNRHDDTMSAMAATVTSLDDLKDIAVYFSSQKIMSGKSGNSKKSSAGKNLFEKGNPKAGVYGCVNCHGKNGKGKSKANSLFPIIGGQQKAYIIKQLNNFKTGTRKNDPAGMMGDIAKKLSKNDIENVAEFLSGM from the coding sequence ATGATAAAAAGAATCAGTATGATTGCGACAGTGCTGTCACTGTTGGTGTTCTCGGGAGGAGCTATCAGTCAACCAATCGCCGGTGGAATGAAACCAGGCGAAGGTAATGCCAAAGCCGGCAAAACCAAGTCGGAATTGTGTCACGGTTGTCATGGGGTTGATGGAATCAGTATAGATCCCACTACTTATCCCAATCTTGCCGGGCAGTACGCAGGATACATTTTCAAGCAAGTACAAGATTTTCAATTGGGTAATCGTCATGACGATACCATGAGCGCTATGGCCGCGACGGTAACCAGTCTGGACGATTTAAAAGATATTGCAGTTTATTTTTCCTCACAAAAAATCATGTCGGGGAAAAGCGGTAACTCCAAAAAATCCAGCGCAGGCAAGAATTTGTTTGAAAAAGGCAATCCCAAGGCGGGCGTGTACGGTTGCGTCAACTGCCATGGTAAAAATGGCAAGGGTAAAAGCAAAGCCAATTCATTATTTCCCATCATCGGTGGCCAGCAGAAAGCTTATATCATTAAGCAATTGAATAATTTCAAAACCGGTACCCGTAAGAACGATCCTGCCGGTATGATGGGTGATATTGCCAAGAAGCTGTCTAAGAACGACATCGAGAATGTCGCCGAGTTTTTGTCCGGGATGTAA
- the argF gene encoding ornithine carbamoyltransferase produces MQVRHFLTLRDLSSDEFRRLIQRAIELKTMQHDGKIYQPFQGKVLGMVFEKSSTRTRVSFEAGMAQFGGHALFLSPRDTQLGRGEPIEDTARVLSRMVDIIMIRTFEHEKLERFAQFSKVPIINALTDMYHPCQLLADMQTYFEHRGDIKGKTVAWVGDGNNMCHSYINAAHILEFQLNIATPQGYEPNAQLLASTQAKLVLSNDPATAIKNADLVVTDVWSSMGQEEEQAQREQAFKNYCVTTQLMQLANPDALFMHCLPAHRDEEVTADVLEGPQSVIWDEAENRLHSQKALLEFLL; encoded by the coding sequence ATGCAAGTGCGTCATTTTTTAACCTTGAGAGACTTGAGCTCCGATGAATTCCGCCGGCTGATTCAGCGAGCCATCGAACTCAAAACCATGCAGCACGACGGAAAGATTTATCAACCGTTTCAAGGCAAAGTTTTGGGCATGGTGTTTGAAAAATCATCCACTCGAACCCGCGTCTCTTTTGAAGCTGGAATGGCTCAATTTGGAGGCCACGCCCTGTTCCTCTCACCCAGAGACACTCAATTGGGCAGGGGCGAACCTATAGAGGATACGGCGCGGGTTTTGTCCCGTATGGTGGATATCATTATGATTCGCACCTTTGAACACGAAAAGCTGGAACGGTTTGCTCAATTTTCGAAGGTACCGATTATTAATGCCCTAACCGATATGTATCACCCCTGCCAACTATTGGCGGACATGCAGACTTATTTTGAGCATCGGGGTGATATCAAGGGGAAAACCGTCGCCTGGGTTGGTGACGGCAATAACATGTGCCACTCCTATATAAATGCCGCACATATCCTGGAATTTCAATTGAACATTGCAACCCCGCAGGGATACGAACCGAATGCTCAATTGCTGGCATCCACGCAGGCCAAACTGGTACTGAGCAACGATCCGGCCACTGCCATAAAAAATGCCGACTTGGTGGTAACTGACGTGTGGTCCAGCATGGGCCAGGAGGAGGAACAAGCGCAGCGGGAACAGGCATTCAAAAACTACTGTGTCACAACACAGTTGATGCAACTGGCCAATCCAGATGCTTTGTTTATGCATTGCCTACCCGCACACAGAGACGAAGAGGTCACTGCAGACGTTTTGGAGGGCCCGCAAAGCGTCATATGGGATGAGGCAGAAAACCGTTTGCATTCACAAAAAGCCTTACTGGAGTTCCTCCTGTAA